The following coding sequences lie in one Pogoniulus pusillus isolate bPogPus1 chromosome 29, bPogPus1.pri, whole genome shotgun sequence genomic window:
- the SPATA2 gene encoding spermatogenesis-associated protein 2, protein MDTKYKDDLFRKYVQFHECKLNASDNKQRPINDEYLRVAAAALLCLPKIDPFYRFRLIKFYEMAENSLRSVKSSSLHSLHNAFNMLETIGINLFLYPWKKEFKNIKTYTGPFVYYVKSALTEDDVRQILNYMGYVQELGTMYKLKEQVDAIQVKMVSFELFLAKVECEQLLEIHLQVKEKGYSEIDVINERKSSSEDVRGCSEAMKRRAECKESLNTSMARMVLQKSASERASKDYFKPKVSKASKSVDTYDNYWESKKPPLMSSLSLRKEPILVDAEDDIKDEIIRPSPSLLTMSSSPHGCSDEYLPTSSHHNGMLRTNVPYSSYFSAQEDLDLYTDPDSRGVLNFKRQEAIKPDVWLLKSDANPVYHKRTHLAKETASLKCQNCGVPCGTSVCQKCDNLFNSRQEYPAVKQSTYSIKPLPNDGLSPASALREKSQYTSQTQSQERAAQFSSKSKPSGTSRCGFCNRSGAANTCTFCSKVSCDTCLNAYYYDPCCRKSELHRFMPNNQLNYKSSQLSHVVYR, encoded by the exons ATGGATACAAAATACAAAGACGATTTGTTTAGGAAGTATGTACAGTTCCACGAATGCAAGCTGAATGCCTCTGACAACAAGCAGCGTCCTATTAACGATGAGTACTTGCGAGTGGCAGCGGCAGCCTTACTTTGCCTTCCCAAAATTGATCCCTTTTATAGATTCCGGTTGATAAAATTTTATGAGATGGCTGAAAACTCGCTGAGATCTGTGAAATCCTCAAGTTTACATTCTCTCCATAATGCATTCAACATGCTCGAGACAATTGGGATTAATCTCTTTCTTTACCCCTGGAAAAAGGAGTTCAAAAATATTAAG ACCTACACTGGACCCTTTGTTTATTATGTAAAGTCTGCTCTAACCGAAGATGATGTAAGGCAGATTTTGAACTACATGGGCTATGTCCAAGAACTGGGAACAATGTATAAGCTCAAAGAGCAGGTTGATGCCATTCAAGTGAAAATGGTCTCATTTGAACTCTTTTTGGCCAAAGTGGAATGTGAGCAGCTTCTTGAAATTCACTTGCAAGTGAAGGAAAAAGGTTATTCAGAGattgatgtcatcaatgaacgaaaaagcagcagtgaagaTGTCAGAGGCTGCTCAGAAGCCATGAAGCGACGTGCAGAGTGCAAGGAAAgcttaaacacttccatggCGCGGATGGTACTCCAGAAATCGGCCAGTGAACGGGCCTCTAAAGATTACTTCAAGCCAAAGGTGAGCAAGGCTTCGAAATCAGTGGACACGTATGATAATTATTGGGAGAGTAAGAAACCACCTTTGATGAGCTCGCTGAGTCTCAGGAAAGAGCCAATTTTAGTTGACGCGGAAGATGACATTAAAGATGAAATTATCCGTCCGTCACCCTCTCTTCTGACAATGTCGAGCTCCCCACACGGGTGTTCAGATGAATACTTGCCAACTTCATCTCATCACAATGGCATGCTAAGAACAAATGTCCCTTACAGCTCCTATTTTTCTGCTCAAGAGGACTTAGATTTATACACTGATCCCGATTCTAGAGGCGTGTTGAATTTTAAGAGACAAGAAGCTATAAAGCCTGATGTATGGCTGTTAAAAAGTGATGCCAACCCTGTTTACCACAAACGCACCCACCTAGCCAAAGAGACAGCTTCCCTCAAGTGCCAAAACTGTGGTGTACCTTGTGGCACTTCTGTTTGCCAAAAGTGTGACAATCTGTTCAACTCCAGGCAGGAATACCCAGCAGTCAAGCAGAGCACCTACTCAATCAAACCACTTCCAAACGATGGCTtgtctcctgcctctgctctgagggagaAATCTCAGTACACATCACAGACTCAGAGTCAAGAAAGAGCTGCTCAGTTCAGTTCAAAATCCAAACCTTCAGGCACCTCACGCTGCGGCTTCTGTAACCGGTCTGGGGCTGCCAACACGTGCACCTTTTGCTCCAAAGTCTCGTGTGACACTTGCCTCAATGCTTATTACTATGATCCCTGCTGTAGGAAAAGTGAGCTCCACAGGTTCATGCCCAACAATCAGTTAAACTATAAATCATCCCAGCTGTCCCATGTCGTTTACAGATAG
- the RNF114 gene encoding E3 ubiquitin-protein ligase RNF114 isoform X2, with protein MRTADPSRTPAASQERLSPRKSCRLLAAGHAGPHGFCTPCLQECLKPKKPVCGVCRSTLSPGSRALDLEKQIETTETTCNGCNKKMYLSKMRSHAASCSKYQNYIMEGVKAVTKEPLHNTRNFPNRFTFPCPYCSEKNFDQEGLVEHCKTLHSMDAKQVVCPICASMPWGDPNYRSANFMEHLQRRHRFSYDTFVDYDADEDDMMAQVLIRSLRDK; from the exons ATGCGGACTGCAGACCCCTCTCGCACTCCTGCAGCGTCCCAGGAGAGGCTATCGCCCCGGAAGAGCTGCCGGCTGCTAGCGGCGGGACACGCCGGCCCGCACGG CTTTTGCACGCCGTGCCTGCAGGAATGTCTTAAGCCGAAGAAGCCAGTTTGTGGAGTTTGTCGCAGCACTCTGtcgcctggcagcagagctctggactTGGAAAAGCAAATTGAAACAACCGAAACCACTTGCAATGGCTGCAATAAAAAA ATGTATCTCTCCAAGATGCGTAGCCATGCAGCTTCTTGTTCAAAGTACCAGAATTATATAATGGAGGGTGTGAAAGCTGTCACTAAAGAACCACTTCACAACACCAG GAACTTCCCAAATCGCTTTACCTTTCCTTGTCCGTATTGCAGCGAGAAAAACTTTGATCAAGAAGGACTAGTTGAACACTGCAAAACATTACACAGCATGGATGCAAAACAAGTG GTGTGCCCAATTTGTGCCTCAATGCCATGGGGAGATCCAAATTACAGGAGTGCTAACTTCATGGAGCACCTTCAAAGACGACATCGCTTTTCCTATGACACTTTTGTG GATTATGATGCTGATGAAGATGATATGATGGCACAGGTTTTGATCCGTTCTTTAAGGGATAAATGA
- the RNF114 gene encoding E3 ubiquitin-protein ligase RNF114 isoform X3, with the protein MVTEGENATVSCCSATHRCFCTPCLQECLKPKKPVCGVCRSTLSPGSRALDLEKQIETTETTCNGCNKKMYLSKMRSHAASCSKYQNYIMEGVKAVTKEPLHNTRNFPNRFTFPCPYCSEKNFDQEGLVEHCKTLHSMDAKQVVCPICASMPWGDPNYRSANFMEHLQRRHRFSYDTFVDYDADEDDMMAQVLIRSLRDK; encoded by the exons ATGGTAACGGAAGGAGAGAACGCCACCgtgtcctgctgctcagccacgCACCGCTG CTTTTGCACGCCGTGCCTGCAGGAATGTCTTAAGCCGAAGAAGCCAGTTTGTGGAGTTTGTCGCAGCACTCTGtcgcctggcagcagagctctggactTGGAAAAGCAAATTGAAACAACCGAAACCACTTGCAATGGCTGCAATAAAAAA ATGTATCTCTCCAAGATGCGTAGCCATGCAGCTTCTTGTTCAAAGTACCAGAATTATATAATGGAGGGTGTGAAAGCTGTCACTAAAGAACCACTTCACAACACCAG GAACTTCCCAAATCGCTTTACCTTTCCTTGTCCGTATTGCAGCGAGAAAAACTTTGATCAAGAAGGACTAGTTGAACACTGCAAAACATTACACAGCATGGATGCAAAACAAGTG GTGTGCCCAATTTGTGCCTCAATGCCATGGGGAGATCCAAATTACAGGAGTGCTAACTTCATGGAGCACCTTCAAAGACGACATCGCTTTTCCTATGACACTTTTGTG GATTATGATGCTGATGAAGATGATATGATGGCACAGGTTTTGATCCGTTCTTTAAGGGATAAATGA
- the RNF114 gene encoding E3 ubiquitin-protein ligase RNF114 isoform X1 — MAVAASGPSRSPERRQDPLSRFTCPVCLEVYESPVRVPCGHVFCTPCLQECLKPKKPVCGVCRSTLSPGSRALDLEKQIETTETTCNGCNKKMYLSKMRSHAASCSKYQNYIMEGVKAVTKEPLHNTRNFPNRFTFPCPYCSEKNFDQEGLVEHCKTLHSMDAKQVVCPICASMPWGDPNYRSANFMEHLQRRHRFSYDTFVDYDADEDDMMAQVLIRSLRDK, encoded by the exons ATGGCGGTGGCCGCCAGTGGCCCGTCCCGTTCTCCGGAGCGGCGGCAGGATCCGCTGTCGCGCTTCACCTGCCcggtgtgcctggaggtgtacGAGAGCCCGGTGCGCGTGCCCTGCGGACACGT CTTTTGCACGCCGTGCCTGCAGGAATGTCTTAAGCCGAAGAAGCCAGTTTGTGGAGTTTGTCGCAGCACTCTGtcgcctggcagcagagctctggactTGGAAAAGCAAATTGAAACAACCGAAACCACTTGCAATGGCTGCAATAAAAAA ATGTATCTCTCCAAGATGCGTAGCCATGCAGCTTCTTGTTCAAAGTACCAGAATTATATAATGGAGGGTGTGAAAGCTGTCACTAAAGAACCACTTCACAACACCAG GAACTTCCCAAATCGCTTTACCTTTCCTTGTCCGTATTGCAGCGAGAAAAACTTTGATCAAGAAGGACTAGTTGAACACTGCAAAACATTACACAGCATGGATGCAAAACAAGTG GTGTGCCCAATTTGTGCCTCAATGCCATGGGGAGATCCAAATTACAGGAGTGCTAACTTCATGGAGCACCTTCAAAGACGACATCGCTTTTCCTATGACACTTTTGTG GATTATGATGCTGATGAAGATGATATGATGGCACAGGTTTTGATCCGTTCTTTAAGGGATAAATGA
- the SNAI1 gene encoding zinc finger protein SNAI1, producing the protein MPPGPTPVGLPPRLAHWLRGSGAAPHRPHSVPHRPLGRGPILTGAAARPPRSGRRPRACKMPRSFLVKKHFSASKKPNYSELESQAVLTAPLLYETCPLPVIPPPEVLGPGAYYPPLVWDAGLLSSLFPGGPGSEAAGGTAPALDLTALSSEDDEGKSSGPPSPASAPAAAERFRCAQCAKAYSTFAGLSKHKQLHCDAQARKSFSCKYCEKEYVSLGALKMHIRSHTLPCVCKMCGKAFSRPWLLQGHIRTHTGEKPFSCTHCNRAFADRSNLRAHLQTHSDVKKYQCKTCSRTFSRMSLLHKHEETGCSGSR; encoded by the exons ATGCCCCCGGGGCCGACACCTGTTGGGCTCCCGCCCCGCCTGGCTCATTGGCTCCGGGGCTCGGGGGCGGCCCCACACCGCCCCCACTCTGTCCCGCACCGCCCCCTCGGCCGCGGGCCCATATTAACGGGCGCGGCGGCACGGCCGCCCCGCAGCGGGCGGCGGCCCCGGGCTTGCAAGATGCCGCGTTCTTTTCTGGTGAAGAAGCACTTCTCGGCCAGCAAGAAGCCTAACTACAGCGAGCTAGAGAGCCAGGCTG TGCTGACCGCCCCTCTGCTGTACGAGACCTGCCCGCTGCCCGTCATCCCCCCGCCTGAGGTGCTCGGCCCCGGCGCTTACTACCCACCGCTGGTATGGGAtgcggggctgctctccagccttttcCCGGGTGGCCCGGGTAGCGAGGCGGCGGGgggcacagcccctgccctggaCCTCACGGCACTCTCCAGCGAGGATGATGAAGGCAAGAGCTCCggcccccccagcccagcctcggCCCCTGCTGCCGCCGAGCGCTTCCGCTGCGCCCAGTGTGCCAAGGCTTACTCCACCTTTGCCGGGCTCTCCAAGCACAAGCAATTGCACTGCGACGCCCAGGCCAGGAAATCCTTCAGCTGCAAGTACTGCGAGAAGGAGTACGTGAGCCTGGGGGCTCTCAAGATGCACATCCGGAGCCACACACTGCCCTGCGTCTGCAAGATGTGTGGCAAGGCCTTCTCCcggccctggctgctgcagggccacATCCGGACGCACACCG GTGAAAAGCCCTTTTCCTGTACACACTGCAACCGGGCCTTTGCTGACCGCTCTAATCTCCGAGCCCACCTGCAGACCCATTCAGATGTAAAGAAGTACCAATGCAAAACCTGCTCCCGGACTTTCTCCCGTATGTCCCTGCTCCACAAGCACGAGGAGACAGGCTGCTCTGGCTCTCGCTGA